One window of Pseudomonas sp. ML2-2023-3 genomic DNA carries:
- a CDS encoding hydrolase or metal-binding protein, producing MLKGLAITPPILGRISIGKVVEKNGKRLPEKDDQFTLTSQVQSREGWLLHPLNEELRNGQDGKLRSIPIRLLFNEPDLNFRADYSLFDRNTGRPVCVGNGETCKRLTKDGIQSLPCPSPDGCSLAQGNACKPYGRLNVVIGDDDPLGSFVFRTTGYNSIRTLAARLHYLQAISGDRLACLPLELRLRGKSTRQSHGTPIFYVDITVRSGFSLEDALLEAKQLEETRQAAGFDQTALDHAAQQGFSNGAFEDSDEDTGAIVEEFFPAAEDQTSKTEAAPKPAAPAKTSLVQKLESKSLQSGSDHSARAH from the coding sequence ATGCTCAAAGGTTTAGCCATCACGCCCCCGATTTTGGGCCGCATTTCCATCGGCAAGGTCGTCGAAAAGAACGGCAAGCGTCTGCCGGAAAAGGACGATCAATTCACCCTCACCTCCCAAGTACAGAGCCGCGAGGGCTGGTTACTGCATCCACTCAACGAGGAGCTGCGCAATGGCCAGGACGGCAAGCTGCGCAGCATTCCGATCCGGCTGCTGTTCAACGAGCCCGACCTCAACTTTCGGGCTGACTATAGCCTGTTCGACCGTAACACCGGACGACCAGTCTGTGTAGGCAACGGTGAGACCTGCAAGCGTTTGACCAAGGACGGCATTCAGTCGTTGCCCTGCCCTTCACCGGATGGTTGTTCATTGGCTCAAGGCAATGCCTGCAAGCCTTACGGCCGGCTGAACGTGGTGATTGGCGATGACGATCCGTTGGGCAGCTTTGTCTTTCGTACCACGGGCTACAACAGCATCCGTACCCTGGCGGCACGCCTACATTACCTACAAGCCATTTCCGGAGACCGTCTCGCCTGCCTGCCGCTGGAGTTGCGTCTTCGCGGCAAGTCCACCCGCCAAAGCCACGGCACGCCGATCTTCTACGTGGACATCACCGTGCGCAGCGGGTTTAGCCTAGAAGACGCCTTGCTGGAAGCCAAACAACTGGAGGAAACCCGGCAAGCCGCAGGCTTTGATCAGACCGCCTTGGATCACGCGGCACAACAGGGATTTAGCAACGGAGCTTTTGAAGACAGTGATGAGGACACCGGGGCCATCGTCGAGGAGTTCTTTCCCGCAGCTGAAGATCAGACCAGCAAGACAGAAGCAGCCCCCAAACCAGCGGCCCCTGCCAAAACCTCACTGGTACAAAAACTGGAATCCAAATCCCTCCAAAGCGGCAGTGACCACTCTGCTCG